GCAcggcatcatgggtaatgtagtttaccctgcaaattaaagggatagttcacaccaaaaaattaaaattattccaagctttactcaccctcaagccatcctaggtggtTCATAATGGTTGTAAATGGCTGCCCAAATTtaagacaaaaaaatgcatccatccataaaaaaatggactccagggggttaataaaggccttctgaagtgaatcggTGCATTTGTATAAGACAAATATCTTTATTTAagactttataaagtaaaataaataatgtgctTCATGTGCGATAGCTATACGCATTTAACGTACTTCAAAAGAGCGTTAACTTCCGCAACATAGTACACACTACGTAGTACGGTACTACACTGTCCTATGctagaactacaatcccatgatgCATTGTGAACAACATAATCTGATTAAAAACCATAGAGATGATAAATACTCattaaaaattgtttattatataaaaatcaaTATATTAGGCATTTATATTCAAATATTGAAGTATTTTGAGAGCGTTGGGAGATTGACTCATGGGAGTGGGCAGGAGCTAACAAGAtcttttagcatgttttgcttgtgattggtggaattttctgcacagcatcatgggtaatgtagtttccCCCCGCAAATTAAGTTAAACATGAATATTGCGGGTTGACGGCTTCAGCAACAGCAAATACCATCTTGTTGCTCACAGTAGGTTTTATAAGTTATcgttaaaatgaaagaaaatggaGTTTTTTCTTGTAGAACCTGTCTTTTGCTCTCTATTTCTCTGGAAATGAAAAAATCCTTTTGGACTGttctttttaatgttatttttataaatgttctgGAAACCAAATACATAAAATTCACAATAAAACCTAAACAGGACAGACATGTAGAATTATAGGAAAGGATCAAAAGTAATTGACTCTTGAATggttaaaaatgactttttgtaGTGGACATCTTCATTCTTCAGAGGGTTAAACCAAAATTTGGGTTCTGTTTAGTTCCAGAAAGGTTATTCTATTGTTAAAAACCAAAGAGCCCAAAACAAGAACTGTTCAACCTTTGCAACACAAGAAGCTTCATTGTTCTCGTTCTTCTGTAGGGTTCTTTCATCGGAAGGTGTCGGAGTATCACgagaggaggaagaaggagAAGACGAAGGCCGGATGGGTGCGAGGTGTGGTGGTGTAAGCGCTTCAGGGCGTTGGTGTTCATTCACGGTTACGCTTTTATCAGACAATCAGTGGTGAATATTTAATGCtgtttatttgtgttgttttaatgtaataaaatataaagtgaAGTGATACAGAGGCTGAGTGAATCACGTATTTCACCTCATTAAAAGAACAAAGATAGAAAactatattatagtattatacAAATCAAAGCCTGTTTTAGGAGgtattttgcattgtgacattattttcatgccaattaaacatttaacctGTAATATGTCtgactgttttgtatttttttaatattgtcaATGATGATtctcattagttaacattatttaatgaaattaaaatcagcttattttatgcatttgttgTGTGAAATATGAGTCAGAAATGAGTAAAATGCCTAAAATTCATCCACTAATACCAGTTTTAATGAGAATATTATGCAGTTTTACAGTGGTATAAAAATGAACGCAATGGATATTTCtagaacaaaaatataaaacatgtttGTAGTATCCACCAACAAACTCACAGCAGAAAAACAAGCATTAAAACCACTGACGCGAACACAAAATTTAGAGCATCATTTCAGACGGTTGTGTAAATGTTGTACAAACGTTGTGTAAATGTTAGTATGAAGTTCCAGCGCTTCTACACGGTCGGTCCTGTGTTTCTGCCTTTAACCCTGAGTGTCGCTGCCCTCTGCTGGAGCGTCAGAGTCCCTCTGTCCCGTGATCAGATGCTCCCGGCGAGCAGCGGCGACGTCTCTGTCGGCCCGCGAGGAGGAACGGGCCGGTGATGATGCGACTCGTACAGGTGGTTGCTCTGAATTTGCGCCTGGGCGCGCAGATTGATCTTCTGCGGAGAGACAAACACATCTGAGCCGCGTTCAACAGGTTTATGTCGTCAGACGTGAGATGCCTTACCTTGAAGTCTCGTATGTAGGTGAGGAAGAAGCTGATGAAGGACAGGGCGAGAGACCACTCGGAAATGGTGCTGATGATGTGCGGCGTGTAACCCTGAAAAACATCGGGATCAGAATCGCGTACCACACAAGCAAACGTTGGGGCATAAAGTTTCACTCACGGGTTCTCCGGGCGTCCAGTGGAGCTTCTTGTTGACTTCGACTCCAGGAAGAGTGCTGTACATGATCACCGACGACACGAACACTGAGCGAATCAAGGAACCGAACACATTCAACACTAAACGCTACGTTTCCCAGCATGCAGCGGGTGAAGGATACTGCTGATGATGCTCGACAGCGTCCAGATGCCGACGCTCAGTCGCGTCCAGAACATGGTTTTGCTGTGGACGTGCGGCTGCATGAGGTACGACAGCAGCGCCTGGACGAAGATGTAGAGCGCGCCGACGCCGAACGTTAGCACGGCGCCCACCAGGTGCATCGAGAACAGAGTGGTTTTCTGGGAAAGACATGTCACACACCACGAAAATTCAGTGCGATAAACATTAGCGGCGGTTAATGCTTCTGTTCAGACTGACACGAACATTCAAATGTCGTCAGCGTGACAGATTGACTGCTAATTAAACCAATAAGATTTGTGCATTCGGACTATTTTCTAAGTGATGGCAAACAGAAGCGTAAAATCAGAACACAAGAATCACATGCAAAAATGAAACCAAATTTTAATGCCGAACATGTAATTTTGTGATTGAAGCTCTTTCTCTGTTGTATTTGATGTTGCACGATAAACACTGTAGCGAATAAAAAAATAGCTGTttgaaaacatgtaaatactgtttttcacctttttttttttttttttgatgtatttgtCTGAACACATAAATCGAATGCCAAAAATCAGACCGAATTTTAATGCCGAACAGTTGAATATTTGGTGCGAAAATTCAGCGCgagaaacattttaatttgaatgaatgacacaAACGTTCAAATGTCGTCACTGCAACAGACTGAGTACCAGTTAAACTGGCTAACCAATAAGATTCATGCATTTGGACTATTTTGCTAAGCAACAGCGAAAAGAAGAGAACAAAAACAAGCGTAAAATCAGAACAGAAGAATCGTGGTTTTGTTTGATAAACATCATAACgaaaacatgtaaatactgTTTTACgccatttttatgtatttgtctGAACAAACAAATTGaatgccaaaaaaaaatttttttacggTTGTTTGAAAAATAACATATATCAAAAAcgtaatgaaaatataaatactgtttttcgccaatttttatgtatttgtcCGAACAGGAAATTCGATGGCGAAAAATTCGACCTAATTTTCATGCTGAACAgttgaatatttttggtgcgaaAATTCAGTATTTGGTGATGTTTGATAAACAgcatagtgaaaaaaaaaaaatctgaatgggTGTttgaaaacatgtaaatactgTTTTACGCCATTTTTGAACACGCAATTCAAATGCGAAAAATCAGACCGAATTTTAATGCC
This genomic stretch from Megalobrama amblycephala isolate DHTTF-2021 linkage group LG2, ASM1881202v1, whole genome shotgun sequence harbors:
- the dram2b gene encoding DNA damage-regulated autophagy modulator protein 2b, coding for MWWFQEGLCILPVALVIWTAATFIFAYVTAVILRHVDPLVPYISDTGTVPPERCVFGLMLNVSAFLGVATMYVRYKQLQALVDSDDTRLNRLNLLGFVLGCGSSLGMCVVANFQKTTLFSMHLVGAVLTFGVGALYIFVQALLSYLMQPHVHSKTMFWTRLSVGIWTLSSIISMFVSSVIMYSTLPGVEVNKKLHWTPGEPGYTPHIISTISEWSLALSFISFFLTYIRDFKKINLRAQAQIQSNHLYESHHHRPVPPRGPTETSPLLAGSI